From one Leguminivora glycinivorella isolate SPB_JAAS2020 chromosome 5, LegGlyc_1.1, whole genome shotgun sequence genomic stretch:
- the LOC125226393 gene encoding esterase FE4-like, translating into MYRFHNCLVFFCLYSQYLGGIVNAENKPLVTVAQGQLQGVADTLYDGSTYYSFKGVPYAQAPVGELRFRAPQPPQSWKGIRQATEYGSICAQTDINTGTPFRGSEDCLFLNVFTKSLDGSKPVMVWIHGGGYLSGSGNDNLYGPKFIVQEDVVLVTLNYRLEVIGFLSLETAEVPGNAGMKDQVAALKWVKENIAKFGGDPDNITIFGESSGACSVTHHILSPMTKGLFHKVIAQSGSSVHDWAIGEDSKNRAFRVGKVLGKDTQDTTELLKFLRSVSVKQLTNLTLSTYSSDAEKYRGSAEKFLPVVEKVFDNVEAYLTNNVLTTLQSNSVRKVPLLLGFNSAEGMVSLADRLSKLDIYNKNPSYDVPREIVEKVTEGKLSDLGKSIKTHYIGDKDFTKKDYQAIVSLLSDSQYIYDVHRFAHLYSKHSSPIYMYEFSLVSDLNFLTSLSNAGLDVKGVCHGDEVFYIFSSSFTKAAYEAQEKLKGYVSMVTKLWTNFAKSSNPTPAGSATTWPVYTSANKKYLDINEKLTVGTFANKAGVDFWDTLYCEAGVPCISK; encoded by the exons ATGTATAGATTTCATAATTGTTTAGTCTTCTTCTGTCTTTACTCCCAATATTTGGGAGGCATAGTCAATGCagag AATAAGCCGTTAGTGACAGTGGCGCAGGGGCAGCTACAGGGTGTCGCAGACACGTTGTATGACGGATCCACTTACTATAGCTTCAAGGGCGTTCCGTATGCCCAGGCACCAGTGGGAGAGCTGAGGTTCAGG GCTCCCCAGCCACCTCAATCCTGGAAAGGAATACGCCAAGCGACTGAATATGGCTCCATCTGCGCTCAAACGGACATCAACACAGGCACCCCTTTCCGAGGCAGTGAAGACTGCTTGTTCCTCAACGTCTTTACCAAATCCCTCGACGGCAGCAAACCTGTCATGGTCTGGATCCATGGAGGAGGATACTTATCTGGATCCGGAAACGATAACCTGTACGGACCAAAGTTTATCGTTCAAGAAGATGTTGTCCTGGTCACTTTAAACTACAGACTTGAAGTGATCGGATTCTTGAGCTTGGAAACTGCCGAGGTTCCCGGCAATGCGGGCATGAAGGATCAAGTCGCTGCGTTGAAATGGGTTAAGGAGAATATAGCTAAGTTTGGAGGCGATCCAGATAACATCACCATTTTTGGAGAGAGTTCTGGGGCTTGCTCAGTGACTCATCATATTCTGTCGCCGATGACTAAGGGACTGTTCCATAAAGTTATTGCTCAAAGTGGTTCCAGCGTCCACGATTGGGCGATAGGTGAAGACAGCAAGAACAGAGCGTTTAGAGTTGGAAAAGTTTTAGGAAAGGACACGCAAGATACCACTGAGCTGCTTAAATTTTTAAGATCAGTATCAGTAAAACAACTAACTAATTTGACACTTTCTACGTATAGCTCAGACGCTGAAAAGTACAGAGGGTCGGCTGAGAAATTTTTACCTGTTGTCGAAAAAGTATTTGATAATGTTGAAGCATATTTAACCAATAATGTTTTAACTACTCTTCAGTCAAACTCAGTTCGTAAAGTTCCATTGTTATTAGGATTTAACTCCGCTGAAGGCATGGTGTCGCTCGCGGATCGTTTATCAAAGCTagacatttataataaaaatccaTCCTACGATGTGCCAAGAGAGATTGTAGAAAAAGTAACTGAAGGGAAATTGAGTGATTTGGGCAAATCAATTAAGACTCATTATATTGGTGACAAAGATTTTACCAAAAAAGATTATCAGGCGATCGTGAGTCTGTTGTCGGATTCGCAATACATATACGACGTGCATAGATTTGCCCACTTATATTCTAAGCACAGCAGTCCTATTTACATGTACGAGTTCAGTCTTGTGAGCGACCTTAACTTTTTAACGAGCCTCAGTAACGCGGGCCTGGATGTGAAAGGAGTATGCCATGGAGACGAAGTGTTTTATATCTTTTCTAGTAGTTTTACCAAAGCTGCTTATGAAGCGCAAGAAAAATTGAAGGGCTATGTATCGATGGTAACTAAATTATGGACGAATTTCGCTAAAAGCAG TAACCCAACCCCAGCCGGTTCAGCAACAACCTGGCCAGTATACACGTCAGCGAACAAGAAGTACCTGGACATAAACGAGAAGCTGACCGTGGGCACCTTCGCAAACAAGGCGGGCGTCGACTTCtgggacaccctgtattgtgAGGCTGGCGTGCCTTGCATTAGCAAATAA
- the LOC125226288 gene encoding cadherin-23: MAEIIPNRRKFATMVTEPNPLIILLILAILGLCSTQVINRAPHFVPQAGDMSQLSLPEDTPVGTPVYQLQGIDPENSQLRYSISGQFFTVDSLTGVVTLAKKLDREEQPSLEVIISITDEGIANTDPNTVSLRRVIPVKDVNDNPPVFHNRPYILNISEATPVGSEVELNPKIIVTDRDEGHNAEIKVTCSTKERGSDAEACATFRVVTDMISPNEYQARLFIQRPLDYESRSAYVLSLEAADVSDRPLRAFASVAVAVRDVQDQPPVLINAPYSATVPENTPPNTSIMEIVAKDGDTAHPRPVLLTLEGDTEQYFKLLPERPIGRAVLVASDNPIDRESDVVIQNGGVYNFFVKATELINNEVPSDYTVTPITIVVTDVDDHIPKFNKHQFDISIPENIENGSPIPGLSIYVEDNDIGQNSRYDLYLRDVFNSEGVFSISTDHGEGRTPISIKVKDSSRLDYDVDDDDKRLFSFDIVSSVGNIELSSARVNIKLLDMNDNSPIFDQTSYKFNVYENAPIGSLIGDVAATDKDYGIFGEIEYSLTGFGSHLFKTDKNKGNLYVGQLLDYEKQKSYSLTLIAKDGGGKLSTTSVYIEVLDVNDNAPVFEAPEYSRTIRDGATSFEPQFVVTATDADGPSQGGGRIKYSLESDNSITHKGNVFSIDEDTGEIVILEKVETMDTPRGQYELVVRATDYGKPPLHNETRVYIRVGVPGNQRPTFKGNYHHYKYTVNQQPDINEDFTFELNPMNYKASIKEDAKPGQNVTMVVANDPDGLDDLLTYHIVSGSKDNFVINEKTGLITVSNDANLDRDVNADRYEIIVSAVDSGMPIPETATTTVFVTIQDVNNKPPKFNTTESTTYISEKTKIDAVVTQLVAHDTDVNSVLKYSIIDPIKAFSKAGVQLKPNAQYDYKHIFRINEDTGEIVVNGTLDYSQASIIILTVKVVDINAEVEIDKQFDIVEHTIYIQPYADKNPQFTNPGWSTSHPIIYHKIKEEQPIGSTVLVLIAEDPISGHLVSGFKVVNSETGLLQVDPLSGQVVLTKHLDYEELTTPNLTLTVKATSNDGSKHTMAKVIIEVINLNDNPPKFDKELYKVSVLESIKDEEQILTVTATDADAVLTEEDKRKGFSDIRYTLRGENSDLFSINNVTGVIRLAPNKTLDRERQSVLRLEIEAVDMPKGGAERLKTTAAILIDVLDVDDNAPTFEKAVYTAVVPENVPVGISVINITASDPDEGLGGEVKYELLDEGEANGLFTIDINTGEIKSRRDLTGRGRTDPYRILIGATDGGGHNADTSLSLYIGDVSANDGVPHFIRPASGERLSVSENATIGSPVFQAVASDPDDPTQPSGRLLYSIQQTNADAKVFAIDPQSGLITTRQSLDRERKASYTLVLLVTDRGSPPQQTTRIVTVDVTDVDDHKPHFARNLDDPPVLLTTKEEIPVGTVIGELQAIDEDIGDNAAIDYAITAGNDLGLLKLERTNDSKALIKAAARIDREAIARIIITVKCFKHGTKPRLSKAYNRLDPSETQALIKILDIDDHLPQFESANMTVGVRLNVPIDTVIATVKAVDKDPDALPVQYQFVNMSFESPIRARSSNNVSDVISLNNHTGELRIMKNLIHYADGIFRLTVRANNSGDPERYSDILVEVVVVRERDLLRLVVSARLVPALRARVAEAVAPKGLRLQLQLHEAAAFHDTPGPCFQFRKTDTGEALTPKAMKAVIRSLGTEFQQILQTYDVHNITSCGVSRATHTPAQHALLALAGVLPIGALIAALVLCCMHSNAKQRARSALLLSREPPTASNISAPPTLLYAEPLYRT; encoded by the exons ATGGCAGAAATAATCCCGAACCGCCGTAAATTCGCTACTATGGTCACCGAGCCGAACCCCCTCATCATTCTTCTGATCCTGGCGATTCTGGGGCTATGCTCGACCCAGGTCATCAACAGAGCTCCTCACTTCGTGCCACAAGCTGGGGATATGTCTCAACTCAGTTTACCTGAGGATACTCCTGTTGGCACACCAGTTTATCAGCTTCAAG GCATAGACCCGGAGAACAGCCAGCTGAGGTACTCCATATCGGGGCAGTTCTTCACTGTGGACTCGCTTACCGGCGTGGTCACGTTGGCTAAGAAGCTGGACCGAGAAGAACAACCTTCACTGGAAGTCATCATAAGTATTACAG atgaaggCATCGCCAACACAGACCCCAATACGGTGTCCCTCCGGAGAGTGATCCCAGTGAAGGACGTGAACGATAACCCACCTGTGTTCCACAACAGGCCGTACATACTCAACATTAGCGAAGCGACTCCTGTGGGAAGCGAGGTTGAG CTGAACCCAAAAATTATAGTGACAGATCGCGACGAAGGTCACAACGCCGAGATCAAGGTCACCTGCTCTACCAAAGAGAGGGGCAGCGATGCAGAGGCCTGTGCTACCTTCAGAGTCGTTACTGACATG ATCTCTCCAAACGAGTACCAAGCCCGTCTCTTTATCCAACGCCCGCTAGACTACGAGAGTCGTTCAGCGTACGTGCTAAGTCTAGAAGCTGCCGACGTCTCAGACCGGCCTTTGCGCGCCTTTGCCAGCGTGGCGGTCGCTGTAAGGGACGTACAGGACCAACCGCCAGTGTTGATCAACGCGCCATATTCGGCTACAGTGCCAGAAAATACTCCACCG aacACCAGCATAATGGAAATAGTAGCCAAAGACGGTGACACAGCGCACCCACGACCAGTCCTACTGACCCTGGAAGGAGACACTGAGCAGTACTTCAAGCTGTTACCAGAGAGGCCTATTGGAAGAGCTGTGCTGGTCGCATCTGACAACCCTATCGATAGGGAGAGCGATGTCGTTATACAGAATGGAGGGGTTTATAACTTCTTTGTTAAG gctACAGAACTGATAAACAACGAAGTGCCATCTGACTACACAGTCACGCCAATAACTATAGTAGTAACCGATGTTGATGACCATATACCTAAATTTAATAAACACCAATTTGATATTTCAATCCCTGAAAATATAGAAAACGGAAGCCCTATACCGGGTCTATCTATTTATGTTGAAGATAATGATATTGGGCAAAACAGCAGATATGATTTGTATTTACGAGATGTTTTTAATTCTGAAGGAGTGTTTTCAATAAGCACAGATCATGGAGAAGGCAGAACCCCAATtagtataaaagtaaaagatTCTTCTCGACTTGATTATGATGTCGATGATGACGATAAAAGACTTTTTAGTTTCGATATAGTATCATCTGTTGGTAATATAGAACTGAGTTCAGCAAGAGTTAATATAAAGCTTTTAGATATGAATGATAATTCACCTATATTTGATCAAACAAgttataaatttaatgtttatgaaaATGCTCCCATTGGAAGCCTGATTGGTGATGTAGCAGCTACAGATAAGGACTATGGTATTTTTGGTGAAATCGAATACTCACTTACTGGTTTTGGATctcatttatttaaaactgaCAAAAACAAGGGGAATTTATATGTTGGTCAATTACTTGATTATGAAAAGCAGAAGAGTTACAGCTTGACGCTTATAGCGAAGGATGGTGGAGGTAAACTCAGTACTACTAGTGTGTATATTGAAGTTCTGGATGTGAATGATAACGCTCCTGTCTTTGAAGCTCCTGAATATAGTAGAACTATAAGAGACGGAGCTACTAGTTTTGAACCACAATTTGTTGTTACC GCTACAGACGCAGATGGTCCATCGCAAGGAGGTGGTCGTATCAAATATTCTCTTGAATCCGATAATAGCATCACTCACAAAGGCAATGTATTCTCCATTGATGAAGATACTGGTGAGATTGTGATTCTTGAAAAGGTTGAAACTATGGATACACCTAGAGGACAATACGAACTTGTTGTAAGAGCAACTGATTATG GTAAACCTCCTCTTCACAACGAAACTCGGGTCTACATAAGAGTTGGAGTACCTGGCAACCAGCGCCCCACTTTCAAGGGCAACTATCACCACTACAAATACACCGTCAACCAGCAACCAGACATAAATGAAGACTTCACTTTTGAGCTCAATCCGATGAACTATAAAGCTAGTATCAAAGAAGATGCTAAGCCTGGACAAAATGTCACAATGGTTGTGGCGAATGACCCGGATGGGTTGGATGATCTTTTGACATATCATATTGTATCTGGATCTAAAGATAACTTCGTTATTAACGAAAA GACTGGTCTTATAACAGTATCAAACGATGCAAATTTAGATCGAGACGTCAACGCAGACCGATACGAGATCATAGTCTCCGCAGTTGATAGCGGAATGCCCATCCCAGAAACTGCAACCACAACAGTATTCGTCACCATCCAGGATGTCAATAATAAACCTCCTAAGTTCAACACCACTGAATCAACCACTTACATTTCAGAGAAAACTAAAATTGATGCCGTTGTTACACAACTAGTCGCCCACGATACTGATGTAAACTCAGTTCTTAAGTACAGTATAATTGATCCCATAAAAGCTTTTTCAAAAGCTGGTGTCCAATTGAAACCTAACGCACAATATGACTATAAACACATTTTCCGTATCAATGAAGATACAGGTGAAATTGTAGTCAATGGTACATTAGATTATAGTCAAGCTTCGATAATCATTCTGACTGTAAAAGTAGTCGATATAAATGCAGAAGTTGAAATAGATAAACAATTTGATATTGTTGAACATACCATTTATATCCAACCGTATGCTGATAAGAATCCACAGTTCACAAATCCTGGTTGGTCAACTTCGCACCCTATAATTTATCATAAGATCAAAGAAGAACAGCCCATAGGAAGCACAGTTTTGGTGTTGATAGCTGAAGATCCAATATCTGGACATTTAGTGTCAGGATTCAAAGTAGTAAATTCCGAAACAGGTCTGTTACAAGTAGACCCACTAAGTGGCCAAGTGGTTTTAACTAAGCATCTTGATTACGAAGAACTGACAACACCAAATTTGACTTTAACTGTGAAGGCAACGAGTAATGATGGAAGTAAACATACGATGGCGAAGGTCATTATTGAAGTTATAAATTTGAATGATAATCCTCCGAAATTTGATAAAGAG CTCTACAAAGTTAGCGTCCTAGAATCaataaaggacgaagaacaaattTTGACAGTTACTGCTACTGATGCAGATGCAGTTTTAACTGAAGAAGATAAAAGGAAAGGCTTTTCCGATATACGGTACACGTTAAGAGGGGAAAACTCAGATCTCTTCTCGATTAATAATGTTACTGGAGTTATTAGG CTCGCTCCAAATAAAACTTTAGACCGCGAACGCCAATCCGTCCTCAGACTTGAGATAGAAGCAGTGGACATGCCCAAAGGAGGTGCTGAACGCCTCAAGACTACTGCCGCGATACTCATCGACGTCTTGGATGTTGATGATAATGCTCCTACATTCGAAAAGGCTGTGTACACTG CGGTGGTCCCTGAAAATGTTCCAGTGGGTATCAGTGTGATCAATATCACTGCCAGCGATCCTGATGAAGGTCTTGGAGGGGAAGTCAAGTATGAACTGTTAGATGAAGGTGAAGCTAATG GTTTGTTCACAATCGACATAAACACCGGCGAGATCAAATCCCGTCGCGACCTGACCGGGCGCGGACGCACGGATCCGTACCGGATTCTTATCGGAGCCACGGACGGCGGCGGACACAACGCGGACACGTCGCTGTCGCTGTACATCGGAGACGTGTCGGCCAACGACGGCGTGCCGCACTTCATCCGGCCCGCGTCCGGCGAGCGGCTCAGCGTGAGCGAG AACGCAACGATAGGCTCTCCAGTGTTCCAGGCAGTGGCAAGTGATCCTGACGACCCGACGCAACCGTCAGGGCGCTTACTCTACTCCATACAACAGACGAATGCCGACGCTAAGGTGTTTGCTATAG ATCCCCAGTCCGGCTTGATCACAACTCGCCAGTCACTAGACCGGGAGCGCAAGGCCTCGTACACACTAGTGCTCCTCGTCACAGATCGAGGTTCCCCTCCTCAGCAGACTACCAGGATCGTCACCGTGGATGTCACTGATGTGGACGATCATAAGCCACACTTTGCTAGGAACTTG gaCGATCCACCTGTCCTCTTGACCACCAAAGAGGAGATACCAGTCGGTACCGTAATCGGAGAGCTACAAGCCATAGATGAGGATATAGGGGACAACGCAGCTATCGACTATGCTATCACAG CCGGCAACGACCTCGGTCTGCTCAAACTCGAACGGACCAACGACAGCAAAGCCCTCATAAAAGCGGCCGCCCGTATCGACAGAGAGGCCATTGCGAGGATAATCATCACTGTCAAGTGCTTCAAGCACGGAACCAAGCCTCGACTGAGTAAGGCGTATAATCGATTG GACCCTTCAGAAACGCAAGCGCTAATCAAGATTCTGGACATAGACGACCACCTCCCGCAGTTCGAGAGTGCCAACATGACAGTAGGAGTCCGTTTGAACGTGCCTATTGACACTGTCATAGCCACTGTCAAGGCTGTTGACAAGGATCCAGACGCGTTACCTGTTCAGTAtca ATTCGTGAACATGAGTTTCGAGTCACCGATCCGTGCTCGGTCGTCCAACAACGTTTCTGACGTCATCTCACTCAACAATCACACGGGGGAACTAAGGATCATGAAGAACCTCATTCACTACGCTGATGGCATATTCCG ATTAACCGTCCGTGCTAATAATTCTGGAGATCCTGAGAGATATAGTGACATCTTAGTTGAG GTGGTAGTAGTCCGAGAACGAGATTTACTACGTCTAGTAGTCAGCGCTCGCCTAGTACCAGCGCTGCGCGCGCGGGTAGCAGAAGCAGTCGCCCCTAAAGGCCTAAGACTACA acTACAGTTGCACGAGGCTGCTGCCTTCCACGACACTCCAGG ACCTTGCTTTCAATTCCGGAAAACCGACACGGGCGAAGCTTTAACCCCGAAAGCCATGAAGGCCGTCATCCGCTCCCTCGGAACCGAATTCCAGCAGATCTTACAAACCTATGACGTCCACAACATAACCAGTTGTGGTGTGTCACGGGCGACACACACGCCAGCGCAACATGCCTTGTTAGCGTTAGCTGGGGTGTTGCCTATAGGTGCTCTGATAGCTGCATTAGTTTTGTGCTGTATGCATTCTAATG CCAAACAACGAGCCCGATCAGCACTTTTACTATCTCGGGAGCCCCCCACCGCCAGTAACATCTCCGCACCTCCGACGTTACTATACGCCGAGCCGCTCTACAGAACTTGA